The following proteins are co-located in the Trichormus variabilis 0441 genome:
- the cphA gene encoding cyanophycin synthetase, with the protein MRILKIQTLRGPNYWSIRRHKLIVMRLDLETLAETPSNEIPGFYEGLVEALPSLEGHYCSPGCHGGFLMRVREGTMMGHIVEHVALELQELAGMHVGFGRTRETATPGIYQVVIEYLNEEAGRYAGRAAVRLCQSIVDRGRYPKAELEQDIQDLKDLWRDASLGPSTEAIVKEAEKRGIPWMQLSARFLIQLGYGVNHKRMQATMTDKTGILGVELACDKEATKRILAASGVPVPRGTVINFLDDLEEAIEYVGGYPIVIKPLDGNHGRGITIDIRSWEEAEAAYEAARQVSRSIIVERYYVGRDHRVLVVDGKVVAVAERVPAHVIGNGRSTIAELIEEINQDPNRGDGHDKVLTKIELDRTSYQLLERAGYTLNSVPPKGTICYLRATANLSTGGTAVDRTDEIHPENIWLAQRVVKIIGLDIAGLDIVTTDISRPLRELDGVIVEVNAAPGFRMHVAPSQGIPRNVAGAVMDMLFPNEQSGRIPILSVTGTNGKTTTTRLLAHIYKQTGKVVGYTTTDGTYIGDYLVESGDNTGPQSAHVILQDPTVEVAVLETARGGILRSGLGFESANVGVVLNVAADHLGIGDIDTIDQLANLKSVVAESVYPDGYAVLNADDRRVAAMAEKTKANIAYFTMNPDSELVRKHIQKGGVAAVYENGYLSIVKGDWTHRIERAEQIPLTMGGRAPFMIANALAASLAAFVQNVSIEQIRAGLRTFRASVSQTPGRMNLFNLGNYHALVDYAHNPASYEAVGAFVRNWTSGQRIGVVGGPGDRRDEDFVTLGKLAAEIFDYIIVKEDDDTRGRPRGSASALITKGITQVKPDARYESILDETQAINKGLDMAPANGLVVILPESVSRAIKLIKLRGLVKEEIQQQNPSTTVIDNQNGVASSSVINTLL; encoded by the coding sequence ATGAGAATCCTCAAGATCCAGACCTTACGCGGCCCAAACTACTGGAGCATTCGACGCCACAAACTGATCGTCATGCGCCTCGATTTGGAAACCCTTGCCGAGACGCCATCAAATGAAATCCCCGGATTTTATGAAGGATTAGTAGAGGCGCTGCCAAGTCTGGAAGGTCATTATTGCTCGCCCGGCTGTCATGGTGGTTTTTTGATGAGAGTGCGAGAAGGCACCATGATGGGTCATATCGTGGAACACGTAGCCCTAGAACTCCAAGAATTAGCTGGAATGCACGTGGGCTTTGGTCGTACCCGTGAAACTGCCACACCTGGAATTTATCAGGTAGTAATCGAGTATTTAAACGAGGAAGCGGGACGCTATGCTGGACGAGCAGCTGTCAGGTTGTGCCAAAGCATTGTAGATCGCGGTCGATACCCCAAGGCAGAACTAGAGCAAGATATACAAGACCTGAAAGATTTATGGCGTGATGCTTCCCTGGGTCCCTCCACCGAAGCAATTGTCAAAGAAGCCGAGAAACGTGGTATCCCTTGGATGCAGCTGAGCGCACGCTTTTTGATTCAACTAGGCTATGGCGTGAATCATAAGCGGATGCAGGCCACCATGACCGATAAAACGGGTATTTTAGGCGTAGAACTAGCTTGCGATAAAGAAGCAACCAAACGCATCTTAGCCGCATCTGGTGTGCCGGTACCCAGGGGTACAGTGATTAATTTCTTGGATGATTTGGAAGAAGCCATCGAATATGTTGGCGGTTATCCGATTGTCATCAAGCCCCTAGATGGCAATCATGGACGCGGTATTACAATCGATATTAGAAGTTGGGAAGAAGCTGAAGCCGCTTACGAAGCAGCGAGACAAGTTTCCCGGTCAATCATTGTTGAGCGATATTACGTTGGGCGCGACCACAGAGTACTAGTGGTAGATGGTAAAGTCGTGGCCGTTGCCGAACGTGTACCAGCTCATGTGATTGGTAACGGTCGCTCCACCATCGCCGAACTAATAGAGGAAATCAACCAAGACCCCAACCGTGGCGACGGACACGATAAAGTCCTCACTAAAATAGAACTAGACCGTACCAGTTACCAACTACTCGAAAGGGCAGGTTACACACTCAACAGCGTGCCACCAAAAGGCACGATTTGTTATTTAAGGGCAACCGCCAACCTGAGTACAGGTGGTACTGCTGTAGACAGGACAGACGAAATTCACCCAGAAAACATCTGGTTAGCCCAAAGAGTAGTCAAGATTATCGGTTTGGACATCGCCGGACTCGATATCGTCACTACCGACATTAGCCGCCCCTTGAGGGAATTAGACGGTGTAATTGTCGAAGTCAACGCTGCGCCGGGCTTTAGAATGCACGTAGCTCCTAGCCAAGGCATTCCCCGCAACGTTGCCGGCGCAGTGATGGATATGCTCTTCCCCAACGAACAGTCCGGCCGCATTCCCATCCTCAGTGTTACCGGCACTAACGGTAAAACCACCACTACCCGCCTGCTGGCACACATTTATAAGCAAACCGGAAAAGTAGTAGGCTATACAACTACTGATGGAACATATATCGGTGATTACTTAGTTGAATCTGGTGATAACACTGGGCCTCAAAGCGCTCACGTCATCTTACAAGACCCAACCGTCGAGGTTGCAGTTTTGGAAACAGCCCGTGGCGGTATTTTGCGCTCTGGCTTAGGCTTTGAGTCTGCTAATGTGGGTGTGGTGTTAAATGTGGCGGCAGATCACTTAGGAATTGGTGACATTGACACTATTGATCAGTTGGCTAACCTGAAAAGCGTGGTGGCGGAATCTGTGTATCCTGATGGCTATGCAGTACTCAACGCCGACGATCGCCGCGTTGCTGCAATGGCAGAAAAAACCAAAGCCAATATCGCTTACTTCACCATGAATCCCGACTCGGAACTGGTGCGGAAACATATCCAGAAGGGCGGAGTTGCAGCAGTCTATGAAAATGGCTATCTGTCAATCGTCAAAGGCGATTGGACACACCGCATCGAAAGGGCAGAACAAATCCCCTTGACAATGGGTGGACGCGCACCATTTATGATCGCTAACGCCTTAGCCGCGAGTTTGGCAGCTTTTGTACAGAACGTCTCCATTGAGCAAATTCGTGCTGGCTTAAGAACCTTCCGGGCTTCCGTGAGTCAAACCCCAGGACGGATGAACTTATTCAATTTGGGCAACTACCACGCCTTAGTTGACTATGCTCACAACCCAGCTAGTTACGAAGCTGTAGGCGCATTTGTACGTAACTGGACAAGTGGACAACGTATTGGTGTAGTCGGTGGGCCTGGCGATCGCCGGGACGAAGATTTTGTCACCTTAGGCAAACTAGCCGCCGAGATTTTTGATTACATCATTGTCAAAGAAGACGACGATACTAGAGGTAGACCAAGGGGTTCAGCCTCTGCATTGATAACCAAAGGCATCACCCAAGTTAAGCCAGATGCTCGTTATGAGTCCATTCTGGATGAAACACAAGCAATTAACAAGGGCTTGGATATGGCTCCCGCGAACGGTTTGGTGGTCATCCTACCGGAAAGCGTTAGCCGTGCTATTAAGTTAATTAAACTGCGTGGATTAGTCAAAGAGGAGATACAGCAACAAAATCCCTCGACAACCGTTATAGATAACCAAAATGGCGTAGCATCTTCTTCTGTAATTAATACTTTGCTGTAG
- the tatA gene encoding twin-arginine translocase TatA/TatE family subunit, whose product MFGLGWPEIAIIVVVAVVIFGPKKIPELGSALGKTLRGFKEELKTPSEDTNPEEEK is encoded by the coding sequence ATGTTTGGACTAGGATGGCCGGAAATCGCAATCATTGTCGTCGTGGCCGTTGTCATATTCGGCCCAAAAAAAATTCCCGAACTGGGAAGCGCACTAGGTAAAACCTTGAGAGGTTTTAAAGAGGAGTTGAAAACTCCTAGTGAGGATACCAACCCGGAAGAAGAAAAATAA
- a CDS encoding serine/threonine protein kinase — MLGEIFNTRYEIQQLLGKKAGRRTLLAKNVVTGELVIVKLLAFSSDFEWDDLKLFEREAETLKSLSHPHIPQYLDYFEVNSPTIKGFALVQSYISAQTLEQYLQSGRSFSESDIKQIATAILEILIYLHGLYPPVIHRDIKPSNILLGERSGNHVGQVYLVDFGSVQTALGTEGGTRTVVGTYGYMPPEQFGGRTVTASDLYSLGATLIYLVTGTHPADLPQKDFRIQFESVANLSPGLTAWLKTMTEPSVERRFSSAQQALKALESSHLLTHSQLVIGKPKWSKIQLTKDADSLEILIPPVGFQPSMVFMGLFAIAWNSFILFWTIGALSAPFPVNIPFALFSLPFWGAGYFMASTFLLSLLGRNRLRLNREQITFTHELFGWKFHRPRPASKESITKLVYISRHLTKDSEGAKTQVPAQLEIWAGVQKYQLGTNTAIQSETELEWLAQELSDWLNIPIQRE; from the coding sequence ATGCTTGGAGAAATTTTCAACACTCGCTACGAGATTCAACAGCTATTAGGAAAAAAAGCAGGACGGCGGACATTACTCGCTAAAAATGTTGTCACTGGTGAATTAGTAATTGTCAAGCTGCTGGCTTTTAGCAGTGACTTTGAGTGGGATGATCTCAAGCTGTTTGAGCGTGAAGCTGAAACTCTCAAGTCTTTATCTCATCCCCATATTCCGCAATATTTGGACTATTTTGAGGTAAATTCCCCTACTATCAAAGGGTTTGCCCTTGTACAGAGTTATATCTCAGCCCAAACTTTAGAGCAATACTTACAATCTGGGCGTAGTTTTAGTGAATCTGATATTAAACAAATAGCCACAGCAATTTTAGAGATTCTCATATATCTACATGGGTTGTATCCGCCTGTTATTCACCGTGATATTAAGCCTAGCAATATTTTGTTAGGAGAGCGTTCTGGTAATCATGTCGGTCAAGTGTATCTAGTAGATTTTGGTTCTGTACAGACGGCTTTGGGTACAGAAGGTGGGACAAGGACTGTAGTAGGAACCTATGGATATATGCCCCCAGAACAATTTGGTGGACGTACAGTCACAGCGTCTGACCTTTATAGTTTAGGGGCAACATTAATTTATTTGGTAACAGGTACTCACCCAGCAGATTTACCCCAAAAAGATTTTCGTATCCAATTTGAGTCAGTAGCTAACCTCAGTCCGGGTTTGACGGCTTGGTTAAAGACGATGACTGAACCCAGTGTAGAAAGACGCTTCAGTTCAGCACAGCAAGCGCTCAAAGCATTAGAAAGTTCACATCTTCTCACTCATAGTCAGTTAGTTATTGGTAAACCAAAGTGGAGCAAAATTCAACTAACTAAAGATGCAGATTCTCTAGAAATATTGATTCCCCCCGTTGGTTTTCAGCCATCGATGGTATTTATGGGACTATTTGCGATCGCCTGGAATTCTTTCATCTTATTTTGGACAATAGGCGCACTCTCAGCGCCTTTCCCAGTAAACATCCCCTTTGCTTTATTTTCCCTGCCTTTTTGGGGTGCTGGCTATTTTATGGCTTCCACTTTTCTCCTCAGTCTATTGGGGCGTAATCGGCTACGCTTGAATAGAGAACAAATTACTTTCACCCATGAATTATTTGGTTGGAAATTCCATCGTCCTCGCCCTGCATCAAAAGAAAGTATTACCAAATTAGTTTACATATCCAGACATTTAACAAAAGATTCTGAAGGTGCTAAAACTCAAGTACCAGCACAATTAGAGATTTGGGCTGGAGTGCAGAAATATCAACTGGGAACTAACACAGCCATTCAATCAGAAACAGAACTAGAATGGCTAGCCCAAGAATTAAGCGATTGGTTAAATATCCCCATCCAGCGAGAATGA
- the cbiT gene encoding precorrin-6Y C5,15-methyltransferase subunit CbiT, which yields MPSQLWPYVTPGIPDEFFEHLPGIPLTQREIRLLLISQLRLEPDSVLWDIGAGTGTIPVEVGLLCPKGQIIAVERDEEVANLIKRNCDRFDVKNVEIVEGSAPECLHNIKTAPHRVCIEGGRPIQEILQAVWQYLPSSGRVIATASNLESLYAISQSFSQLQARNIEVVQSAVNRLETRGFSQTFAAVDPIFILSGEKLD from the coding sequence ATGCCTTCCCAACTTTGGCCTTATGTTACCCCTGGTATCCCCGATGAATTCTTCGAGCATTTGCCGGGAATCCCCCTCACTCAGCGAGAAATTAGACTGTTGTTAATTTCTCAGCTACGTTTAGAACCTGACTCGGTTTTATGGGATATTGGGGCAGGGACAGGTACAATTCCTGTCGAAGTGGGGCTACTATGTCCAAAAGGACAGATTATTGCTGTGGAACGAGACGAAGAAGTCGCAAATTTAATTAAACGCAATTGCGATCGCTTTGATGTGAAAAATGTAGAAATAGTGGAAGGTAGCGCCCCCGAATGTCTACATAATATTAAAACTGCTCCTCATCGTGTCTGTATTGAGGGAGGAAGACCGATTCAAGAGATTTTACAAGCAGTCTGGCAATATTTACCATCATCAGGCAGAGTTATCGCCACAGCCTCTAACCTCGAAAGCTTGTATGCTATTTCTCAGAGCTTTTCTCAATTACAAGCGAGAAACATTGAAGTTGTTCAGTCCGCCGTCAATCGCTTAGAAACACGAGGATTTTCTCAAACCTTTGCCGCAGTTGATCCCATTTTTATCCTCAGTGGTGAGAAACTAGACTAG
- a CDS encoding phosphatidate cytidylyltransferase, which produces MPWSRIISGIVAIALALVAVLLGGWYFTIMLAIVVFLGQQEYFDLVRTRGILPAAKTTLFLSQVLLVTCTVDSNLVDAVMPIAGTFICFYLLFQPKMATIADVSASIMGLFYVGYLPSYWVRLRSIGTTAISNLPLGGYWPGSLTDILEERNFASLPQGLKITVLTFLCIWAADIGAYTIGKFFGKTRLSDISPKKTVEGAVFGISASLAVALAGAYYLHLPKFLLTGTILGLLIGLASLLGDLTESMLKRDAGVKDSGQLIPGHGGILDRTDSYIFTAPLVYYFVTLILPLLSQ; this is translated from the coding sequence ATGCCTTGGTCTCGGATTATTAGTGGAATTGTTGCGATCGCCCTTGCTTTAGTTGCTGTCCTGTTGGGGGGTTGGTATTTCACCATCATGCTGGCGATTGTTGTTTTCTTAGGACAACAGGAATATTTTGATTTAGTTCGCACTAGAGGTATTTTGCCAGCTGCGAAAACCACTTTATTCCTTAGTCAAGTTTTACTAGTTACTTGTACTGTGGACAGCAATTTAGTTGATGCTGTCATGCCTATTGCAGGTACATTTATTTGCTTTTATTTACTATTTCAACCGAAAATGGCCACAATCGCCGATGTTTCGGCATCGATTATGGGGCTTTTTTATGTCGGGTACTTACCGAGTTATTGGGTGCGGTTGCGTTCAATTGGTACCACAGCCATCAGTAATTTACCTTTAGGGGGCTACTGGCCAGGAAGTTTGACAGATATTCTTGAAGAAAGAAATTTTGCCTCTCTACCCCAAGGTTTGAAAATCACAGTGCTGACATTTCTGTGCATCTGGGCAGCAGACATTGGTGCATATACTATTGGTAAATTCTTCGGCAAAACTCGTCTGTCTGATATCAGCCCGAAAAAAACAGTGGAAGGTGCTGTTTTTGGGATCAGTGCTAGTTTAGCAGTAGCTCTGGCTGGCGCTTACTACCTTCACTTACCCAAATTTCTTTTGACTGGAACAATTTTAGGCTTACTAATTGGCTTGGCTAGTCTTTTGGGCGATCTTACTGAGTCAATGCTAAAGCGTGATGCTGGTGTAAAGGACTCTGGACAATTGATCCCCGGTCATGGTGGCATTTTAGATCGCACAGATAGTTATATCTTCACTGCCCCTTTGGTTTACTATTTCGTCACGCTCATTTTGCCATTGCTTAGTCAATAG
- a CDS encoding LmeA family phospholipid-binding protein: MPENNSQKRGLNKIRIITNVLTTALKLWLRSQVSQISDLEVEIKASDRQLLSGCIPWVSIFASHAIYQDLHITQIKLAAENIQINIGQVLKGQPLQLLQVVPVSGELIIDETDLNTSLSSGLLSTALNDVLDKLLPEYWSKSKHILWQKIILDHQQIKLNAILTSASEPIPLEICLHLDLLSGQKLQLSQIQVQQNQVTLLENSDPLNVDLGSDVDIQELKLAPGQLLCRGQVNVNP; encoded by the coding sequence ATGCCAGAGAATAATTCCCAAAAAAGAGGTTTAAACAAAATCCGCATTATTACGAACGTGTTGACCACAGCTTTAAAATTGTGGTTGCGATCGCAAGTCAGTCAAATCTCTGATCTGGAAGTAGAAATAAAAGCCAGCGATCGCCAACTTCTCTCCGGTTGTATTCCCTGGGTTTCTATATTTGCCAGTCATGCCATCTATCAAGACCTCCATATTACACAAATTAAACTTGCAGCAGAGAATATTCAAATTAACATCGGTCAAGTACTCAAAGGTCAACCCCTGCAATTATTACAGGTAGTACCCGTAAGTGGTGAGTTAATCATAGATGAGACAGATTTGAATACTTCCCTCTCATCTGGGCTATTATCGACTGCTTTAAATGATGTACTGGATAAACTTTTACCAGAATATTGGTCAAAATCCAAGCATATTCTTTGGCAAAAAATTATTCTGGATCATCAGCAGATCAAACTGAATGCTATCCTAACATCTGCAAGTGAACCTATACCCCTGGAAATTTGCTTACACTTAGACTTACTCAGTGGGCAAAAATTGCAGTTATCGCAAATCCAAGTTCAACAAAACCAAGTCACCCTATTAGAAAATAGCGATCCCCTCAATGTGGATCTTGGCTCAGATGTTGATATCCAAGAACTGAAGCTTGCACCTGGACAGTTGCTTTGTCGCGGACAAGTTAATGTTAATCCGTGA